Proteins encoded in a region of the Streptomyces sp. NBC_00258 genome:
- a CDS encoding ArsR/SmtB family transcription factor, whose translation MLTSVDTDLMRVLSDPLRLQIVTLLARETLCTAHLIEETGAKQTNLSNHLRVLREAGVVETEPCGRYTYYKLRPDVIAQLAGQFADLAESARTAADNKRACP comes from the coding sequence ATGCTGACGTCAGTCGACACTGATCTGATGCGGGTTCTCTCGGACCCGCTCCGCCTCCAGATCGTCACCCTGCTTGCCCGGGAGACGCTCTGCACCGCGCACCTGATCGAGGAGACCGGTGCGAAGCAGACCAACCTCTCCAACCACTTGAGAGTCCTGCGCGAGGCCGGAGTCGTCGAGACCGAGCCGTGCGGCCGGTACACGTACTACAAGCTGCGCCCGGACGTCATCGCCCAGCTCGCAGGACAGTTCGCCGATCTGGCCGAGTCCGCTCGCACCGCCGCCGACAACAAGAGGGCCTGCCCGTGA
- a CDS encoding arsenate reductase/protein-tyrosine-phosphatase family protein — protein MTASPPPVLPDERLASGIARLALRYRGHFSPETIQRLVTDSYERLAEHARVRTHLVVLAEHLATDRLDALAHVEGAPGVGLTRVLFVCTHNAGRSQMAAALLAHRAAGRVTVSSAGTHPAAEVEPAVAQVLTEAGLDLTDAFPKPLTEEVVQAADVVITMGCGDACPILPGRRYLDWPITDPEGAPIAVVRGIRDEIDAHITELLDSLPHA, from the coding sequence GTGACTGCCTCCCCACCGCCTGTCCTGCCCGACGAACGCCTCGCGTCCGGCATCGCCCGCCTCGCCCTGCGCTACCGCGGCCACTTCTCGCCGGAGACCATCCAGCGTCTCGTCACCGACTCCTACGAGCGTCTCGCCGAGCACGCACGTGTCCGTACCCACCTCGTCGTCCTGGCCGAGCACCTGGCCACCGACCGGCTCGACGCGCTCGCCCACGTCGAGGGTGCGCCCGGCGTCGGCCTGACGCGGGTGCTGTTCGTGTGCACCCACAACGCCGGACGCTCACAGATGGCCGCCGCCCTCCTCGCCCACCGCGCGGCAGGTCGCGTGACCGTCTCCTCCGCGGGCACGCACCCGGCCGCCGAGGTCGAACCGGCCGTCGCCCAAGTGCTGACCGAGGCCGGCCTGGACCTGACCGACGCGTTCCCCAAGCCACTCACCGAGGAAGTGGTCCAGGCCGCTGACGTCGTCATCACCATGGGCTGCGGCGACGCCTGCCCGATCCTGCCCGGCCGTCGATACCTCGACTGGCCCATCACGGACCCCGAGGGCGCCCCGATCGCCGTCGTCCGCGGTATCCGCGACGAGATCGACGCCCACATCACCGAACTCCTCGACTCCCTGCCACACGCCTGA
- a CDS encoding arsenate reductase ArsC: MSSTPLASVLFVCVHNAGRSQMAAGFLNHLAANRIEVRSAGSIPGDQVNPAAVEAMKEVGVDISDQKPKILTTQAVQASDYVITMGCGDACPIFPGKKYLDWALEDPAGKGVESVRPIRDEIKTRIEALIAEIDAKQEA, from the coding sequence ATGTCCTCGACTCCGCTCGCCTCGGTGCTGTTCGTCTGTGTCCACAACGCCGGGCGTTCGCAGATGGCCGCCGGATTCCTCAACCACCTCGCCGCCAACCGGATCGAGGTACGTTCCGCCGGCTCGATCCCGGGCGACCAGGTCAATCCGGCCGCGGTCGAGGCCATGAAGGAGGTCGGCGTCGACATCTCCGACCAGAAGCCGAAAATCCTCACTACCCAGGCCGTCCAGGCATCGGACTACGTCATCACCATGGGCTGCGGCGACGCCTGCCCGATCTTCCCCGGCAAGAAGTACCTCGACTGGGCCCTGGAAGACCCGGCTGGCAAAGGCGTCGAGTCGGTCCGTCCCATCCGCGACGAGATCAAGACCCGCATCGAGGCCCTGATCGCCGAGATCGACGCCAAGCAGGAGGCGTGA
- the trxB gene encoding thioredoxin-disulfide reductase has translation MSATDGIREVIVIGSGPAGYTAALYTARAELRPLVFGGAIFVGGALTTTTEVENFPGFPEGIDGPVLMENMRAQAERFGAEMVDDDIVEVDLTGGIKTVTDTAGTVHRAKTVIVATGSGYRKLNLPKEDKLSGRGVSWCATCDGFFFRDRDIVVVGGGDTAMEEATFLTRFARSVTVVHRRSALRASQVMQNRAFADDKISFAFNSEIAEIKEEDSKLAGVALRDVFTGKTRDLDVTGLFIAIGHDPRTELFKGQLELDAEGYLKVSSPSTRTNIPGVFGAGDVVDHIYRQAITAAASGCASALDAERYLASLSDTGAGQIRAEGEPVTAAV, from the coding sequence GTGAGCGCCACGGACGGCATACGCGAGGTCATCGTCATCGGCTCCGGCCCCGCCGGATACACCGCCGCCCTCTACACCGCCCGCGCCGAACTCAGGCCCCTCGTCTTCGGCGGCGCCATCTTCGTCGGCGGCGCACTGACCACGACCACCGAGGTCGAGAACTTCCCTGGCTTCCCCGAAGGCATCGACGGCCCGGTCCTCATGGAGAACATGCGGGCCCAGGCCGAAAGGTTCGGCGCGGAGATGGTCGACGACGACATCGTCGAGGTCGACCTCACCGGCGGCATCAAGACCGTCACCGACACCGCCGGGACCGTACACCGGGCCAAGACGGTGATCGTCGCGACCGGGTCCGGCTACCGCAAGCTCAACCTGCCCAAGGAGGACAAGCTGTCCGGCCGGGGCGTGTCCTGGTGCGCCACGTGCGACGGCTTCTTCTTCCGCGACCGCGACATCGTCGTGGTCGGCGGCGGCGACACCGCCATGGAGGAGGCCACCTTCCTGACCCGCTTCGCCCGCTCGGTCACCGTCGTCCACCGCCGCTCGGCCCTGCGCGCCTCCCAGGTCATGCAGAACCGCGCCTTCGCCGACGACAAGATCTCCTTCGCCTTCAACAGCGAGATCGCGGAGATCAAAGAAGAGGACAGCAAGCTCGCCGGCGTCGCGCTCCGCGACGTGTTCACCGGCAAGACCCGCGACCTCGACGTGACGGGCCTGTTCATCGCGATCGGCCACGATCCACGTACCGAACTGTTCAAGGGCCAGCTGGAGTTGGACGCCGAGGGCTATCTCAAGGTCTCCTCACCGTCCACGCGTACGAACATCCCGGGCGTCTTCGGCGCGGGCGACGTCGTCGACCACATCTACCGGCAGGCCATCACCGCCGCCGCCAGCGGGTGCGCGTCCGCGCTGGACGCCGAGCGGTACCTCGCCTCCCTGAGCGATACGGGCGCCGGACAGATTCGCGCCGAGGGCGAGCCGGTCACGGCCGCCGTCTGA
- a CDS encoding DUF2750 domain-containing protein has translation MAPRLSVPLKSRRSRRIHVSTSGAQAAAFFREIVQSRTIWWVRDDDGSPTPVSSSGRPAFPYWSSEARAQRAAQLWGPQFRAVSMPLDHWRSAALPDLAKDDFRVGINWSGQHLTGWDFTVNEVVNRLIHALGEPPYDR, from the coding sequence GTGGCGCCGCGCTTAAGCGTGCCGCTCAAGTCGAGACGATCTAGGAGGATTCACGTGAGCACCAGTGGGGCGCAGGCGGCAGCCTTCTTCCGTGAGATCGTTCAGAGTCGTACCATTTGGTGGGTTCGAGATGACGACGGCAGTCCGACGCCGGTCTCAAGTTCTGGGCGACCAGCATTTCCCTATTGGTCATCGGAGGCCCGTGCGCAGCGCGCTGCTCAGCTATGGGGTCCTCAATTTCGTGCTGTTTCAATGCCGTTGGATCATTGGCGAAGCGCGGCTTTGCCGGATCTAGCGAAGGATGACTTCCGGGTAGGGATTAATTGGAGTGGACAGCACCTGACCGGATGGGACTTCACTGTCAATGAAGTGGTCAATCGTCTCATTCACGCGCTTGGCGAACCACCATACGACCGGTAG
- a CDS encoding polymorphic toxin-type HINT domain-containing protein has product MAARRARFVSVGLAGALLAGLLSTVSVVSPQQASAAAGDPTPVVPSHSLGSVPAQEAEEAGTALPAPRWPRAAEASVDLSQAAPGDPGAVVSEPSGSATDSSDSGGTQVGHVVEVAPIPLDAATDTQLGSSRLAEDTASPTPGPSAPEAAVAESSDSDVTSPAPPEPSTSASASAPEELAPDLDPVSPDQVEVRVLDREAVAPVGGIGLGLEIFRTDGVDVPGEVQVDIDYSGFKYAYGGDFADRLRLVKLPACALQTPQAEGCTERAFVPVENSTDTGTLTATVTADADTTPEGVSPQLMREAGTSGTSVYAVTSGSSSDAGDYRASTLSPTGSWEVSTGSGAFSYSLPVQLPKPPMGEAPPLAMSYNSQSVDGRTSASNNQASWAGMGWDLNVGFIERRYRNCTEDGLPTIGDMCWDSPNSAAEPSGAVYVISLNGVTSELIQDNTGSGAYHLKDDPGWRVQRLFNGHGAGRDGEYWVISTQDGQRYYFGWGRSERTGTATASVFTVPVVGNDAGEPCHAQFPEPCTQAWRWNLDRAVTANEVETMYFYDKEYNHYRSVANTDKAREYVSSGYVKEIQYGWSSQIADGKVPAKVELSHVNRCIERVQENDPLRDAPATCPTFDDKPTSYPDVPIDLMCDGTSADYQCAGKTYYPTFFSTDMLWDIKTYVSDQDGSGWDLVQQYQNKYGMPNPDGTIGKTLWLDYVQRKTYGSVGDGDDLVLPVINFNRTDLDNKVGSAELNFPRIQEIHGDLGATTTVSYGFANACDINSLPSQASNTQDCYWQKWTPEGDTESKTGWFKKFLVTKVVVDPTVTTNQDGAPAMTTSYTYEDGAGWRFTNDPLTKDEDESWSDWRGYQEVQVTTGAGTGQKTDKYWLYRGLSGDRTSKTDPSATRTVTVNDGDGNNYTDHAWLAGRTLSTSLRDDTDTSHERTYHEYWDHNTAQYDGLPDARFVREKKTTTNTKITGGWRTHVVESEYDDTEGASTTFGLPMRTDDQGESGVSDNRCTTYGRAYNTDNYDSTGAQRWTVLQDQINHYSVGCSSIADSNQDGYATTLYDDATSVAANKPVDGNPTEGRTYTKAGTYRSTWSGYDDAGRVVWNEDGKHHRTTTQYSPANTWPLDGTTTTTPDPDGTASARSAHVSTVWSSRFWGAPTTVKDANGNSTRVTLDSAGRVVEVWKPTETGSSPSMKFSYSVPKSTNGSGVPDAVDGYPHVTTQVLQSGTTYLTSHAYTDGLGRDRESQTPLPSDLDPATKQTVPYRQVAVTRYDSAGQATGSSAVFRNQGTAGSGGPSSPQAAELPSYNDLVLDWAGRTVTSRIQAYGVTQDEGLVTTTYNGDHTVVQPAEGAPTASYTDVYGQVSKVVEHSGTSTYTTSYGYSDKGELKQITDTRGNSTLYTYDWAGQRLTTDDPDAGTSTTEYDVNGRTSKTTSNGAKTVLNYGYDNLGRKTAISSGSDELAAWTWDGLNIPNGKGQVTATTSRDAAGNTYTTKAGSFDTRGRALSSTVTLPTGVSGLAGDYTTSVTYDAADHITKVAYPTAGGLAAETVTTTYDEYGHPDGLTSTLGTSVYIDGTAYDAYGRLVERNYGAEFGGNGIQAQRRYAYDDSNGTRWLKTIATTTSVNELVAETQKDTYDYDLAGRLTELREQATGQSAQSQCFRYDDQSRLTRAFTHATAGICANTTQITSDYTGTSPYQTAYTYDRMGNLQSTTDTNSAGTASLRDYLYPGYDDAGTWTTANADWPHGVRKILNKTGTTTNRTDTFTYDTDGTMLQRIEQGTTAAAKTTVDYTWTKLAQLSTVKTTRTSGSELTRYAYDADGNLLVRSTPAETVASLGGTELRTDSSTVTATRHYTVGGATVAMRTSEGTSAANGKLTYLTADTQASTQIAVDASAGTSTRRRYTPFGDERSGTLPTGTDNGFLGKTEDTSTGLSLLGARAYDPGLGRFLSPDPLSAPYKPQNLSAYSYSVNDPINRSDPSGLMDADVGSSCTNDCEDHKKWVTETIIGGSWQQEGDSGVDLNNDGYVAIYPTVHVPVGWDQAQVYIQAFYDKIDELCHYGRESCADSSSPLNASAVNGAKGNACVAAGRDCAEGLNWGQSAAMIGGFAAAAEGGEGPAGGFGFGGIRSKNKKGGCSKCFLAGTDVLMADGTTKDIEDIEPGDKVRATDPETGETGAREVTRLIVTQDDKHFNELSVATDDGIDQLTATHEHPFWSPSQNTWTEAGDLTPGMTLLTDDGATVIVTGNREYTQHATTYNLTVDDLHTYYVLAGETPVLVHNSNCGGRWKLGEDYSKPKKNGVAPSLSTMRKRFWKNEATEPSAADQYGIANIGRMKRGSAPQRQRPDGSWESMELSHEPIPDRDGGMLLTPRWPEDHAIMDPGGYRRLPPGY; this is encoded by the coding sequence GTGGCTGCTCGGCGTGCGCGTTTCGTTTCGGTGGGTCTTGCGGGTGCGTTGCTGGCGGGGTTGTTGTCGACGGTTTCGGTGGTGTCGCCCCAGCAGGCTTCTGCGGCCGCTGGTGATCCGACACCGGTGGTGCCCTCGCACTCACTCGGGTCGGTTCCGGCGCAGGAGGCGGAAGAGGCGGGTACGGCGCTGCCGGCTCCGCGGTGGCCGCGGGCGGCCGAGGCGTCGGTCGATCTGTCGCAGGCGGCGCCGGGGGACCCGGGCGCGGTGGTATCCGAGCCGTCGGGATCGGCCACGGACAGCAGCGACAGCGGTGGCACACAGGTCGGGCATGTCGTGGAGGTCGCCCCCATCCCGTTGGATGCAGCCACCGATACCCAGTTGGGGTCGTCCCGGCTGGCAGAGGACACGGCTTCACCCACTCCCGGCCCCTCCGCCCCTGAGGCCGCGGTCGCGGAGAGTTCCGACAGCGATGTCACGTCACCGGCCCCTCCGGAGCCTTCGACTTCCGCCTCGGCGTCCGCTCCGGAGGAGCTGGCCCCGGACCTGGATCCCGTTTCGCCGGATCAGGTCGAGGTGCGGGTGCTGGACCGGGAGGCGGTGGCACCGGTCGGCGGTATCGGGCTGGGCCTGGAGATCTTCCGTACCGACGGTGTGGACGTTCCGGGCGAGGTGCAGGTCGACATCGACTACTCGGGCTTCAAGTACGCCTACGGCGGTGATTTCGCCGACCGGCTGCGCCTGGTGAAGCTGCCCGCGTGTGCGCTGCAGACGCCGCAGGCGGAGGGTTGCACGGAGCGTGCGTTCGTGCCGGTGGAGAACAGCACCGACACGGGCACGCTGACCGCGACGGTGACGGCGGACGCGGACACCACGCCGGAAGGCGTCTCGCCGCAGCTGATGCGCGAGGCCGGTACGAGTGGCACGAGCGTGTATGCGGTGACGTCCGGTTCGTCGTCGGACGCGGGTGACTACCGGGCCTCGACGCTGTCGCCGACCGGTTCGTGGGAGGTGTCCACCGGGTCGGGTGCGTTCAGCTACAGCCTGCCGGTTCAACTACCGAAGCCGCCGATGGGCGAGGCACCTCCGCTGGCGATGTCGTACAACTCTCAGTCGGTGGACGGACGTACCTCGGCAAGCAACAATCAGGCGTCCTGGGCCGGTATGGGCTGGGACCTGAATGTCGGATTCATCGAGCGGCGTTACCGCAATTGCACCGAGGACGGTCTGCCCACGATCGGTGACATGTGCTGGGACTCGCCGAACTCGGCCGCCGAGCCGTCCGGCGCGGTCTACGTCATCAGCCTCAACGGTGTCACCTCGGAGCTGATCCAGGACAACACCGGCAGTGGCGCCTACCACTTGAAGGATGACCCGGGGTGGCGTGTGCAGCGGCTGTTCAACGGCCATGGTGCGGGTCGCGACGGCGAGTACTGGGTGATTTCCACGCAGGACGGCCAGCGCTACTACTTCGGCTGGGGCCGCTCCGAACGCACCGGGACTGCCACCGCCTCGGTCTTCACCGTTCCGGTGGTCGGCAACGATGCAGGGGAGCCGTGCCACGCCCAGTTCCCCGAGCCGTGCACGCAGGCCTGGCGCTGGAACCTCGACCGGGCGGTGACCGCCAACGAGGTCGAGACCATGTACTTCTACGACAAGGAGTACAACCACTACCGGTCGGTGGCGAACACCGACAAGGCCCGCGAGTACGTGTCCTCCGGGTATGTGAAGGAGATCCAGTACGGATGGTCCTCGCAGATCGCCGACGGCAAGGTCCCCGCGAAGGTTGAACTCAGCCACGTCAACCGGTGCATCGAGCGGGTCCAGGAGAACGACCCGCTGCGCGACGCACCGGCCACCTGCCCCACCTTCGACGACAAACCGACCTCGTATCCGGACGTGCCCATCGACCTGATGTGTGACGGAACGTCGGCGGACTACCAGTGCGCGGGCAAGACGTACTACCCGACGTTCTTCTCCACGGACATGTTGTGGGACATCAAGACGTACGTCAGTGACCAGGACGGCAGCGGCTGGGATCTGGTGCAGCAGTACCAGAACAAGTACGGCATGCCCAACCCTGACGGGACGATCGGCAAGACGCTGTGGCTGGACTACGTGCAGCGCAAGACGTACGGCAGCGTCGGTGACGGCGACGACCTCGTCCTGCCCGTGATCAACTTCAATCGGACCGACCTCGACAACAAGGTCGGCTCCGCCGAGCTCAACTTCCCCCGCATCCAGGAGATTCACGGCGACCTCGGCGCGACGACCACCGTCTCCTACGGTTTCGCCAACGCCTGCGACATCAACAGCCTGCCCTCCCAGGCATCGAACACCCAGGACTGCTACTGGCAGAAGTGGACCCCTGAGGGCGACACCGAGTCCAAGACCGGCTGGTTCAAGAAGTTCCTGGTCACCAAGGTCGTCGTCGATCCCACGGTCACGACCAACCAGGACGGTGCGCCGGCGATGACCACCTCGTACACCTACGAGGACGGCGCTGGCTGGCGGTTCACCAACGACCCGTTGACCAAGGACGAGGACGAATCCTGGTCCGACTGGCGCGGCTATCAGGAAGTCCAGGTCACCACCGGCGCGGGTACGGGCCAGAAGACCGACAAGTACTGGCTGTATCGCGGCCTGTCGGGGGACCGCACCTCCAAGACGGACCCGTCGGCGACCAGGACGGTCACGGTCAACGACGGTGACGGCAACAACTACACCGACCACGCCTGGCTCGCCGGCCGTACCCTGTCGACATCGCTGCGGGACGACACCGACACCTCGCACGAACGCACTTACCACGAGTACTGGGACCACAACACCGCCCAGTACGACGGGCTGCCCGACGCCCGCTTCGTCCGCGAGAAGAAGACCACCACCAACACCAAGATCACCGGTGGCTGGCGGACCCATGTCGTCGAAAGTGAATACGACGACACCGAAGGTGCCTCCACGACCTTCGGCCTGCCCATGCGCACCGACGACCAGGGCGAGAGCGGCGTCTCCGACAACCGCTGCACCACCTACGGGCGCGCCTACAACACCGACAACTACGACTCCACCGGCGCCCAGCGCTGGACCGTCCTCCAAGACCAGATCAATCACTACTCCGTGGGCTGCTCCAGCATCGCCGACAGCAACCAGGACGGCTACGCCACCACGCTGTACGACGACGCCACGAGCGTGGCGGCCAACAAACCGGTCGATGGCAACCCCACCGAGGGGCGCACATACACCAAGGCTGGCACCTACCGGTCGACGTGGTCCGGCTACGACGACGCCGGCCGTGTGGTGTGGAACGAGGACGGCAAGCACCACCGCACCACCACGCAGTACAGCCCGGCCAATACCTGGCCGCTGGACGGCACGACGACCACAACGCCCGACCCGGACGGCACCGCCTCCGCGCGCAGCGCGCACGTTTCCACGGTGTGGTCGTCGCGCTTCTGGGGCGCGCCGACCACCGTCAAGGACGCCAACGGCAACTCCACCCGGGTCACCCTGGACTCGGCGGGCCGTGTCGTGGAGGTGTGGAAGCCCACCGAGACCGGCAGTTCGCCGTCGATGAAGTTCAGCTACAGCGTTCCCAAGTCGACCAACGGCTCCGGGGTCCCGGACGCGGTCGACGGTTACCCGCATGTGACCACTCAGGTGCTCCAGTCCGGCACGACGTACCTGACCTCGCACGCCTACACGGACGGCCTCGGCCGTGACCGCGAGTCACAGACGCCGCTGCCCAGCGACCTCGACCCGGCGACCAAGCAGACCGTTCCCTACCGGCAGGTGGCGGTCACCCGCTACGACTCCGCAGGCCAGGCCACCGGCAGTTCAGCGGTCTTCCGCAACCAGGGCACCGCCGGCTCGGGCGGCCCGTCCAGCCCCCAGGCCGCCGAACTCCCCTCGTACAACGACCTGGTCCTGGACTGGGCAGGACGCACGGTGACCTCCCGGATCCAGGCGTACGGGGTGACCCAGGACGAAGGCCTGGTCACGACCACGTACAACGGCGACCACACGGTCGTGCAGCCGGCCGAGGGCGCACCGACCGCCTCCTACACCGACGTCTACGGCCAGGTGTCCAAGGTCGTCGAGCACAGCGGCACCTCCACCTACACCACGTCCTACGGCTACAGCGACAAGGGTGAGCTGAAGCAGATCACCGACACCCGCGGCAACAGCACCCTCTACACCTACGACTGGGCCGGACAGCGCCTCACCACCGATGACCCGGACGCCGGCACTTCGACGACCGAGTACGACGTGAACGGTCGGACCAGCAAGACGACCAGCAACGGTGCCAAGACCGTCCTGAACTACGGATACGACAACCTCGGCCGCAAGACAGCCATCTCCAGCGGTTCGGACGAACTCGCCGCCTGGACGTGGGACGGCCTGAACATCCCCAATGGCAAGGGCCAGGTCACTGCGACCACCAGCCGTGACGCGGCAGGCAACACGTACACCACCAAGGCCGGATCCTTCGATACACGGGGCCGCGCGCTGAGCAGTACGGTCACCCTCCCCACCGGTGTGAGCGGGCTGGCCGGCGACTACACCACCTCGGTCACCTACGACGCCGCCGACCACATCACCAAGGTGGCCTACCCCACCGCGGGCGGCCTCGCCGCGGAGACGGTGACCACGACGTACGACGAGTACGGCCACCCGGACGGCCTGACCAGCACCCTGGGCACCTCCGTCTACATCGACGGCACGGCCTACGACGCATACGGCCGCCTCGTGGAGCGCAACTACGGCGCCGAGTTCGGCGGCAACGGCATCCAGGCCCAACGCCGCTACGCCTACGACGACAGCAACGGCACCCGCTGGCTGAAGACCATCGCAACCACCACCTCGGTGAACGAGCTGGTCGCCGAGACCCAGAAAGACACCTACGACTACGACCTGGCAGGCCGCCTCACAGAGCTGCGCGAGCAGGCCACCGGCCAGAGTGCTCAGTCGCAGTGTTTCCGCTACGACGACCAGAGCCGTCTGACCCGGGCGTTCACGCACGCCACGGCAGGCATCTGCGCGAACACCACACAGATCACATCCGACTACACGGGCACGAGCCCCTACCAGACCGCCTACACCTATGACCGCATGGGCAATCTGCAGTCGACCACGGACACCAACTCGGCCGGCACAGCCAGCCTGCGCGACTACCTCTACCCCGGCTACGACGACGCGGGTACCTGGACGACGGCCAACGCGGACTGGCCGCACGGCGTCCGCAAGATCCTCAACAAGACCGGTACTACCACCAACCGCACGGACACGTTCACCTACGACACCGACGGCACGATGCTCCAGCGCATCGAGCAAGGGACAACCGCCGCGGCCAAGACCACCGTCGACTACACCTGGACCAAGCTGGCCCAACTGTCGACGGTCAAAACCACCAGGACCAGCGGCAGCGAACTGACCCGCTACGCCTATGACGCCGACGGCAACCTCCTGGTCCGCTCGACCCCGGCTGAGACTGTCGCCTCTCTCGGCGGCACGGAACTGCGCACGGACAGCTCGACGGTCACCGCGACCCGCCACTACACCGTCGGCGGCGCGACCGTGGCGATGCGCACGAGTGAGGGCACCAGCGCCGCCAACGGGAAGCTCACCTACCTGACGGCCGACACCCAGGCCTCCACACAGATCGCTGTCGACGCTTCCGCAGGGACGTCCACCCGACGCCGCTACACCCCCTTCGGCGACGAACGCAGCGGCACTCTGCCCACCGGCACCGACAACGGCTTCCTGGGCAAGACCGAGGACACCAGCACCGGCCTGTCCCTGCTCGGCGCGCGAGCATACGACCCGGGCCTCGGACGCTTCCTCAGCCCGGACCCGCTCAGCGCGCCGTACAAGCCGCAGAACCTTTCCGCCTACAGCTACAGCGTCAACGACCCCATCAACCGCTCCGACCCCAGCGGCCTCATGGACGCCGATGTGGGCAGCTCCTGCACCAACGACTGCGAAGATCACAAGAAGTGGGTCACCGAGACCATCATCGGCGGGTCGTGGCAGCAGGAGGGCGATTCCGGAGTCGACCTCAACAACGACGGCTACGTCGCCATCTACCCCACCGTCCACGTTCCCGTCGGCTGGGACCAGGCACAGGTCTACATCCAGGCCTTCTACGACAAGATCGACGAACTGTGCCACTACGGCCGTGAATCCTGCGCCGACAGCTCAAGCCCTCTGAACGCATCGGCAGTCAACGGCGCGAAAGGCAACGCCTGCGTGGCGGCAGGCCGGGACTGCGCCGAAGGACTGAACTGGGGGCAGAGCGCTGCCATGATCGGCGGCTTTGCGGCCGCCGCGGAGGGCGGGGAAGGCCCGGCAGGCGGCTTCGGGTTCGGCGGCATACGTTCCAAAAACAAGAAGGGTGGCTGCAGTAAGTGCTTCCTGGCCGGCACCGACGTCCTCATGGCCGACGGCACCACCAAGGACATCGAGGACATCGAACCCGGCGACAAGGTCCGGGCCACCGACCCAGAAACCGGCGAAACGGGTGCTCGCGAGGTAACCCGCCTCATCGTCACCCAGGACGACAAGCACTTCAACGAACTGTCCGTCGCCACCGACGACGGCATCGACCAACTGACCGCGACCCACGAGCATCCCTTCTGGTCCCCCTCCCAGAACACCTGGACCGAAGCAGGCGACCTCACCCCCGGCATGACCCTGCTCACCGACGACGGCGCCACGGTCATCGTCACCGGGAACCGGGAGTACACCCAGCACGCGACCACATACAACCTCACCGTCGATGACCTGCACACGTACTATGTGCTGGCGGGCGAGACGCCTGTACTCGTTCACAACAGCAACTGCGGTGGGCGTTGGAAATTGGGCGAAGATTATTCCAAGCCCAAAAAGAATGGCGTCGCGCCATCCTTGTCCACCATGCGTAAGCGATTTTGGAAGAACGAAGCGACGGAGCCGAGCGCCGCAGACCAATACGGTATCGCGAACATCGGTCGAATGAAGCGGGGATCGGCGCCACAGCGGCAGCGTCCGGACGGATCGTGGGAATCAATGGAGCTGAGCCATGAACCTATTCCCGATCGGGATGGCGGTATGTTGCTAACACCGCGATGGCCAGAGGATCATGCAATTATGGATCCCGGAGGATACCGTAGACTCCCGCCCGGTTACTAA
- a CDS encoding AraC family transcriptional regulator → MNHLEELGRRITRLAGDEPGPLWVKDVMVFASEHMTTSLGTVTEPMLAVVVQGAKRTALGDHVFEHHPGQVAVVTVALPLTGQVIRASRSEPFLALGMRLHPATIAQLLVDYGPTDIPRHDGPGMAISDADDNLLDALVRLMRLMEDPRGLRALGAGVRREIHWWLLNGPQAPLIKQAGMADSRLALVARAIAWIRSRYDQVIRIDDLASHVGASVSSLNRHFRAVTAMSPLQYQKQIRLQKARIALITAPNDVAAIGYAVGYDNPSQFSREYRRMFGAPPGQDAARLQTMTIVQE, encoded by the coding sequence ATGAATCACCTGGAGGAACTTGGGCGTCGGATCACCCGGCTCGCCGGAGACGAGCCGGGCCCGCTATGGGTCAAAGACGTGATGGTGTTCGCCAGCGAGCACATGACCACGTCGCTCGGCACCGTCACGGAGCCGATGCTTGCCGTGGTCGTCCAAGGTGCGAAGCGCACCGCCCTGGGCGATCACGTCTTCGAGCACCATCCCGGACAGGTTGCGGTGGTCACCGTCGCCCTTCCGCTGACAGGGCAGGTCATCCGAGCCAGTCGCAGCGAACCGTTCCTCGCCCTCGGCATGCGCCTCCACCCTGCGACGATTGCGCAGTTGCTGGTGGATTACGGGCCCACCGATATCCCGCGTCACGACGGACCGGGCATGGCGATCAGCGACGCGGATGACAATCTGCTCGACGCGCTCGTCCGGCTGATGCGCCTGATGGAGGACCCCCGCGGACTTCGGGCCCTGGGAGCCGGGGTACGGCGGGAAATTCACTGGTGGCTGCTAAACGGACCTCAGGCACCGCTGATCAAGCAGGCCGGGATGGCAGACAGCCGGCTGGCCCTCGTCGCCCGAGCCATAGCCTGGATCAGGTCCCGGTATGACCAGGTGATCCGTATCGACGACCTCGCCTCGCATGTTGGGGCCAGCGTCTCGTCCCTCAACAGGCACTTTCGTGCCGTAACTGCGATGAGCCCGCTGCAATACCAGAAGCAGATCCGATTGCAAAAGGCCCGCATCGCACTCATCACAGCGCCCAACGATGTGGCCGCGATCGGCTACGCCGTCGGCTACGACAATCCATCGCAATTCAGCCGTGAATACCGGCGCATGTTCGGAGCACCTCCGGGACAGGACGCGGCCCGCCTGCAAACCATGACCATAGTCCAGGAGTAG